In Syntrophorhabdaceae bacterium, one DNA window encodes the following:
- a CDS encoding NrpR regulatory domain-containing protein, protein MNKIMFTILRILDKYQDPVGSTELAKELLSYGIDLSERTVRYYLKLLDERHMTQVQGKRGRVITELGRDELNHAFVSERVNFIISKIDSLAYLTDFNLDTLKGNIILNISFFPEKKAKDALKIMAGVFSSRYVMSNRIKIAKGGERIGDIVVPEGCLGIGTICSITLNGIFLKAGIPVTSRYGGVIEIIEGKPTRFTSLISYEGSSIDPLEIFIKSRMTDVTRAVKASSGKILASFREIPIVSLNEAEALTKKMSPKGIDGIIIFGKPNQPLLDVPVGVDKVGMIVVGGLNPIAAVEESGIFTDSMAMSTLFEFSRLQSFNEAVSSFLFQ, encoded by the coding sequence ATGAACAAGATCATGTTCACCATACTGAGGATCCTGGATAAATACCAGGATCCTGTGGGCTCTACAGAGCTTGCAAAGGAACTTCTATCCTATGGAATCGACCTGTCTGAGAGGACGGTAAGATATTACCTCAAACTTCTGGATGAAAGGCACATGACCCAGGTGCAGGGCAAAAGAGGAAGGGTCATAACAGAGTTAGGCAGGGATGAACTCAACCATGCCTTTGTATCGGAGAGGGTGAATTTTATCATAAGTAAGATCGATAGCCTTGCGTATCTCACTGATTTTAATCTCGATACATTAAAGGGCAATATCATACTGAATATCTCTTTTTTCCCTGAAAAAAAGGCAAAAGATGCCTTAAAAATCATGGCAGGAGTCTTTAGCTCAAGGTATGTGATGAGTAACAGAATAAAGATAGCAAAAGGTGGTGAACGTATAGGAGATATCGTTGTCCCTGAAGGATGTTTGGGCATCGGGACTATATGCAGCATAACCCTCAACGGCATCTTTCTCAAGGCAGGAATACCGGTCACATCAAGATACGGAGGGGTAATAGAGATAATAGAAGGAAAACCTACAAGATTTACATCCCTTATAAGCTATGAGGGATCATCCATTGACCCCCTTGAGATATTTATAAAAAGCAGGATGACGGATGTGACAAGGGCAGTAAAGGCATCATCAGGAAAGATACTGGCAAGCTTCAGGGAGATACCAATAGTTAGCCTCAATGAGGCAGAGGCTCTCACAAAAAAGATGTCCCCAAAAGGCATCGATGGAATAATCATATTCGGCAAACCCAATCAACCCCTGCTGGATGTGCCAGTAGGGGTTGATAAGGTTGGTATGATAGTGGTAGGTGGGCTAAATCCCATAGCTGCTGTGGAAGAGTCAGGTATTTTTACAGATAGCATGGCCATGTCCACACTCTTTGAATTTTCAAGACTTCAGAGTTTCAACGAGGCAGTAAGCTCATTTCTCTTCCAATAA
- a CDS encoding PEP/pyruvate-binding domain-containing protein encodes MTTFEPVSTGIESLDSVINRLRMGDNVVWQVDSMDDYRHFVIPFVKRRMEEKQRVVYMRFADHEPLLSPSEHIKIYNIDANSGFEHFTSEAYRIVTHEGRDVFYVFDCLSSLLSAWANDLMIGNFFVIMCPYLFELNTVAYFSILRGNHSFKTIARIRETTQLLIEVYNHGGSHYIHPLKVWNRYSPTMFLPHLEEDGEFVPIINSVDATQLFFRISEREASSAKRHLDYWDRLFLKAEDLLKSTSNPEEHREMIDELCRIMIAREGRMFELARQNFTLEDLLNIRSRLIGTGFIGGKTVGMLLARKILEKDKWLDWSKYLEHHDSFYIGSDIFYTFIVQNGLWKLRMEQKTKEGYFHAAERLREGMMKGTFPEEIKEQFQQVIEYFGQSPIIIRSSSLLEDAFGNAFAGKYESIFSVNQGSPDERYKRFVESVRQIYASTMNEDALTYRLQRGLDELDEQMALLVQRVSGTYRKYYFFPDLAGVGISYNTFVWRQGMDPKSGMLRLVLGLGTRAVNRVEDDYPRIIALDNPSSDPNADMDDKRRFSQHYIDLLNVNENRFETVSFLDKIEEGISLRLDLFGIPDHESTERMRGLGKNKEVWILTFDNLLSRTSFAGVMHRMMKKLEEIYNYPVEIEFTVNFTRYNEYKINLLQCRPLQTKGIARRVEIPEGIGKESILFRSEGHFMGGSISKPIKRIIYVNPFRYSGLSISDKYSIARIIGKLNKLIKKREELPSLLLGPGRWGTTTPSLGVPVRFSEINNFIAIGEIAYLNGNLMPELSYGTHFFQDLVETDIFYLALFPHSPHVFFNRELIESFEDISDGLIEEGDRFRDVIKVYDTSSKDTRLMADIISQKLICFIGTRENTAKI; translated from the coding sequence ATGACTACCTTTGAACCTGTAAGCACAGGTATAGAGAGCCTTGATTCTGTCATAAATAGATTGAGGATGGGCGATAATGTGGTCTGGCAGGTAGACAGCATGGATGACTACAGGCATTTTGTTATACCCTTTGTCAAAAGGAGGATGGAGGAAAAACAGAGGGTAGTCTATATGAGGTTTGCCGACCATGAACCACTCCTTTCACCATCAGAACATATAAAGATTTATAACATTGACGCAAACAGTGGATTCGAGCATTTCACATCAGAGGCATACAGGATAGTGACCCATGAAGGCAGGGATGTATTTTATGTCTTTGATTGTCTTTCCTCGTTGCTTTCTGCATGGGCAAACGACTTGATGATAGGTAATTTCTTCGTGATCATGTGCCCTTATCTATTTGAACTAAATACAGTTGCATATTTTTCCATCTTAAGGGGCAATCACTCATTCAAAACCATTGCCAGGATCAGAGAGACTACACAGCTTCTCATTGAGGTTTACAATCACGGTGGTAGCCATTATATCCATCCTTTAAAGGTGTGGAACAGATATTCGCCCACCATGTTTCTCCCCCATCTTGAAGAAGATGGTGAATTTGTCCCTATTATAAACAGTGTGGACGCCACCCAGCTATTTTTTCGTATCTCCGAAAGGGAGGCAAGTAGTGCAAAGAGGCATCTCGATTACTGGGATAGACTTTTTTTAAAGGCAGAAGACCTTTTAAAGAGCACATCTAATCCGGAAGAACACAGGGAGATGATAGATGAACTCTGCAGGATAATGATTGCCAGGGAAGGCAGGATGTTTGAGCTGGCAAGGCAGAACTTCACCCTGGAAGACCTTTTAAATATAAGATCCAGGCTCATAGGCACAGGTTTTATAGGAGGCAAGACAGTAGGCATGCTCCTGGCAAGAAAGATATTGGAGAAAGATAAGTGGCTCGACTGGAGTAAATACCTTGAACACCATGATTCGTTCTATATAGGTTCGGATATATTCTATACGTTTATTGTTCAGAATGGTTTGTGGAAGCTCAGGATGGAGCAGAAGACAAAAGAGGGTTATTTTCATGCTGCCGAGAGATTGAGAGAAGGTATGATGAAAGGGACATTCCCTGAAGAGATAAAGGAGCAGTTTCAGCAGGTCATTGAATACTTTGGCCAGTCTCCCATAATAATCCGTTCCAGCAGCCTCCTGGAAGATGCCTTTGGAAATGCCTTTGCCGGGAAATACGAGAGCATATTCTCTGTAAATCAGGGCTCTCCTGATGAGAGATATAAAAGATTTGTAGAGTCTGTAAGGCAGATATACGCCAGCACCATGAACGAGGATGCCCTTACATATCGACTCCAGAGAGGACTTGATGAGCTTGACGAACAGATGGCCCTCCTTGTCCAGAGGGTTTCTGGGACATACAGAAAATACTATTTTTTTCCTGACCTGGCAGGGGTTGGCATATCATATAATACCTTTGTTTGGAGGCAGGGCATGGACCCCAAATCAGGGATGTTGAGGCTTGTCTTGGGGCTCGGAACAAGGGCGGTCAATAGGGTTGAAGATGACTATCCCCGCATCATTGCCCTTGATAACCCTTCCTCTGACCCAAACGCAGATATGGATGATAAGAGGAGGTTTTCCCAGCATTACATAGACCTCCTTAACGTAAATGAAAATAGGTTTGAGACCGTTTCTTTTTTAGATAAGATAGAAGAGGGTATTAGTTTAAGGCTTGATTTGTTTGGTATCCCTGACCATGAATCAACGGAGAGGATGAGGGGACTGGGCAAAAACAAAGAGGTATGGATACTCACCTTTGACAACCTTCTATCAAGGACATCCTTTGCAGGGGTTATGCACAGGATGATGAAAAAGTTGGAAGAGATATATAACTATCCTGTGGAGATAGAATTTACAGTAAACTTTACACGTTACAATGAATATAAAATTAATCTTCTCCAGTGCAGGCCGCTTCAGACTAAAGGTATAGCCAGGCGTGTTGAGATACCTGAAGGCATAGGAAAGGAATCCATACTTTTCAGGTCTGAGGGACATTTTATGGGGGGCAGCATCTCAAAGCCCATCAAAAGGATTATATATGTAAATCCCTTTAGATACAGTGGTCTATCCATTTCAGATAAATACAGTATTGCCCGCATAATAGGAAAATTAAACAAACTCATAAAAAAAAGAGAAGAGCTCCCATCTTTGCTTTTAGGCCCCGGCAGATGGGGGACAACAACACCTTCCCTTGGTGTCCCTGTAAGATTTTCTGAGATAAATAATTTTATTGCTATAGGTGAGATCGCCTATCTCAATGGAAACTTAATGCCGGAACTATCCTATGGAACACACTTTTTTCAAGACCTGGTGGAGACAGATATATTCTATCTTGCCCTATTTCCGCACAGTCCCCATGTATTCTTTAACAGGGAACTTATAGAGAGTTTTGAAGATATTTCAGACGGACTCATAGAAGAAGGGGATAGGTTTAGAGATGTCATCAAGGTATATGATACGAGCTCTAAGGATACGAGGTTGATGGCTGATATTATATCCCAGAAACTTATATGTTTTATTGGAACAAGGGAAAATACGGCAAAAATCTAA
- a CDS encoding NrpR regulatory domain-containing protein, with the protein MDKKNKKKELLILNVLRDSDKPLTSIKIAERLVLTGHDISERTVRHYLQRMEQDGFVSSNGKKGSMITVKGLNELDSSRIMEKVGFLSAKIDRMTYMMNFDINTNTGTVVINVTIVEPHQLAENIRYIKKVYSDGYAMGNFLTFLSPGEHLGHINIPENMIGIGTVCSITLNGVLLKHGIPTTSRFGGLLEIKEKKPVRFVEIIMYDGTSIDPLEVFIRSGMTNYMGAIKTGNGRIGASFREFPAESRDRVEQLAERLKKIGLGGLVGIGMPGQSFLDIPVSEGRVGAIVIGGLNPVSILEENGVRAYSRALAGIVDFSRLFHYEEMEERIKEFL; encoded by the coding sequence ATGGATAAAAAAAACAAGAAAAAAGAACTTCTAATACTTAATGTATTAAGAGACTCTGACAAACCTCTAACAAGCATAAAGATAGCCGAGAGGCTTGTCCTTACAGGCCATGATATAAGCGAGAGGACAGTCCGGCATTACCTCCAAAGGATGGAACAGGATGGTTTTGTATCGAGTAATGGCAAAAAGGGTAGTATGATTACCGTTAAAGGTTTAAACGAACTGGACTCATCCAGGATCATGGAAAAGGTGGGTTTTCTTTCTGCCAAGATAGACCGTATGACATATATGATGAATTTTGATATAAATACCAATACTGGAACTGTAGTAATAAATGTAACCATAGTTGAACCCCATCAATTAGCAGAGAATATTAGATATATAAAGAAGGTCTATTCTGATGGTTATGCCATGGGCAATTTTTTAACCTTTTTATCTCCAGGTGAGCACCTGGGGCATATAAATATCCCTGAAAATATGATAGGTATAGGCACGGTCTGTTCTATTACATTAAACGGTGTTCTCCTTAAACATGGGATACCTACCACATCGAGATTTGGCGGGCTTCTGGAGATAAAGGAAAAGAAGCCTGTAAGGTTTGTGGAGATCATCATGTATGACGGGACAAGCATAGACCCCCTTGAGGTCTTTATAAGGAGTGGTATGACAAATTATATGGGTGCCATAAAAACTGGTAACGGAAGGATAGGGGCAAGCTTTAGAGAATTCCCTGCGGAGAGCAGAGACAGGGTAGAACAGCTCGCCGAGAGATTGAAGAAGATAGGCCTCGGTGGACTTGTAGGAATTGGGATGCCAGGACAGAGCTTTCTCGATATACCTGTGAGCGAGGGTAGGGTAGGGGCAATAGTCATTGGTGGGCTAAACCCTGTTTCTATCCTGGAGGAAAACGGTGTCAGGGCATATTCAAGGGCACTGGCGGGCATTGTGGATTTTAGCAGGCTTTTTCACTATGAAGAGATGGAAGAGAGGATAAAAGAGTTCCTATGA